From Aspergillus fumigatus Af293 chromosome 3, whole genome shotgun sequence, a single genomic window includes:
- a CDS encoding MBL fold metallo-hydrolase: MAIGQKLISLQADPTFEEIEAAGAVVDKHDEAHTILDDFFLVSGEIPRQTAYENGLKGGMRFTHEDNDWFSDELIADERFLMWKGIVMFTGCSHAGVVNAAKHAIECMDGSVPLHAVVGGFHLATSEEQQMESTIKDLKKLDPAVLLPGHCTGWRAKFAIERLMPGTLVPCTVGIKVTF; this comes from the exons ATGGCTATTGGTCAAAAACTCATATCGCTCCAAGCCGATCCCACAttcgaggagatcgaggcaGCTGGAGCTGTGGTCGACAAACATGATGAGGCGCACACTATTCTCGatgatttctttcttgtaTCAGGCGAAATACCCCGGCAGACTGCGTACGAGAACGGGCTGAAAGGAGGGATGCGCTTCACCCACGAGGACAACGATTGGTTTTCCGACGAGCTCATTGCTGACGAACGGTTCTTGATGT GGAAAGGAATCGTCATGTTCACAGGCTGCAGCCATGCTGGAGTGGTCAACGCGGCCAAGCATGCAATTGAATGCATGGATGGTTCTGTTCCTCTTCATGCGGTTGTGGGAGGCTTCCATCTGGCGACTAGTGAGGAGCAGCAGATGGAGAGCACGATCAAAGAcctgaagaagcttgaccCGGCTGTGCTTCTCCCGGGTCACTGCACGGGTTGGCGGGCCAAATTCGCCATCGAGAGGCTTATGCCTGGGACTCTGGTGCCTTGTACAGTGGGTATCAAGGTTACATTCTGA
- a CDS encoding ABC1 kinase family protein, producing the protein MSLLSSVSIRMASRMTCASRLMRPNPIVSRGHRRLPATLLQPSCRFVHPGEFKPFVPPSPSSLGKPIPAKTYTRTRIWLRRLAYLSIATGVVYAIDTQVYASSLTRTARTFSLGLLVALDYKINFRPNPPFAESITALHARNAERLFDLLRHNGGLYLKIGQAIAMQSAILPPEFQKMFARMFDDAPQNDWKDVEKVIREDFGKSAEEVFGVSFTGDPTKGVLERKARASASVAQVHWARLADGREVAIKVQKREIAQQIKWDLWAFKVVTWVYSRAFDIPFYSLVPYISERLFLETDFENEATNSETMAKLVAGESRLRGRVYIPKIYRELSSKRVMTAEWIEGVRLWDRESITRPWLGGWWEGSPGYQGTPLDAPKAEDPVTRVARNPNLAKIKPERNHWRGWNGKGGLGLSLKDVMTTMVDLFSAQMFLWGWVHCDPHPGNIFIRRKPSGQAELVLIDHGLYIHMDPNFRHQYARFWKALLAFDNSTLSEIAEGWGIRNSDMFASFTMMRPYSGGDLSTRQHLEGLSKVERAQRHYEMQQAARKAIREILADEHKWPQELIFIGRNLRIVQGNNQFLGSPVNRVKITGMWASRALVESPDLPWSEKLANLGRHLLFRVVLFSSDLFFYFTKVRQLLHLGGGMEDDIEKQMKDMAKDMGVDLNQSIFEG; encoded by the exons ATGTCGTTGTTGTCCTCTGTGTCCATCCGAATGGCGTCGCGAATGACGTGCGCTTCCCGCTTGATGCGGCCAAACCCCATCGTGTCTCGTGGCCATCGACGCTTACCTGCGACCTTACTACAGCCCTCTTGTCGTTTCGTTCATCCAGGAGAGTTCAAACCATTTGTCCCCCCTTCTCCGAGTTCATTAGGCAAACCCATCCCCGCAAAGACCTACACCCGCACTCGTATATGGCTCCGCCGTCTCGCGTACCTCTCTATAGCCACCGGAGTGGTCTACGCCATCGACACCCAGGTCTACGCATCCTCACTGACGCGGACGGCTCGGACGTTCTCTCTCGGTCTCCTCGTCGCATTAGACTACAAAATCAACTTCCGTCCGAACCCGCCGTTCGCTGAATCCATCACAGCCCTGCACGCCCGCAATGCGGAACGACTGTTTGATCTGCTCCGGCATAATGGCGGCCTGTATCTGAAAATCGGGCAGGCAATTGCCATGCAGTCTGCCATTCTACCTCCGGAGTTTCAGAAGATGTTCGCCCGGATGTTTGACGATGCACCGCAGAATGACTGGAAGGACGTGGAGAAGGTGATCCGGGAGGACTTTGGGAAGTCGGCCGAGGAGGTTTTCGGAGTGTCTTTCACAGGAGATCCGACTAAGGGCGTGTTGGAGCGCAAGGCTCGGGCGAGCGCGAGTGTCGCGCAGGTCCACTGGGCGCGGTTAGCCGATGGGCGAGAGGTTGCCATTAAGGTTCAAAAAAGGGAGATTGCTCAGCAGATCAAATGGGATCTGTGGGCTTTCAA AGTGGTCACTTGGGTCTATTCCCGCGCGTTCGATATCCCCTTCTACAGTTTGGTACCGTACATAAGCGAGCGACTGTTCCTGGAGACGGACTTTGAGAATGAAGCGACCAATTCGGAAACCATGGCTAAGCTGGTGGCCGGCGAGTCGCGTCTGCGAGGCCGCGTCTACATTCCCAAAATCTACCGCGAGCTCAGCTCGAAGCGGGTCATGACCGCTGAGTGGATCGAAGGAGTCCGGCTATGGGACAGAGAGTCCATCACGCGTCCGTGGCTCGGCGGTTGGTGGGAAGGCAGCCCCGGATACCAGGGCACGCCGTTAGATGCTCCCAAGGCTGAAGATCCGGTGACCAGGGTCGCGAGGAACCCCAATCTGGCCAAAATCAAGCCGGAGCGCAACCACTGGCGCGGCTGGAACGGCAAAGGTGGTCTAGGTCTGTCGCTCAAGGAcgtgatgacgacgatggtTGACCTCTTCTCCGCCCAGATGTTCCTCTGGGGCTGGGTACACTGTGATCCGCATCCAGGCAACATCTTCATCCGCCGCAAGCCCTCGGGCCAGGCGGAGCTGGTCCTTATCGACCACGGCCTCTACATCCACATGGACCCCAACTTCCGGCACCAGTACGCGCGCTTCTGGAAGGCTCTGCTGGCCTTCGACAACAGTACCCTCAGCGAGATCGCCGAGGGCTGGGGCATCCGCAACTCAGACATGTTCGCCTCCTTCACGATGATGCGGCCCTACAGCGGCGGCGACCTCTCCACGCGCCAGCATCTGGAGGGGCTCAGCAAGGTCGAGCGCGCCCAGCGCCACTACGAGATGCAACAGGCCGCCCGCAAGGCCATCCGCGAGATCCTCGCTGACGAGCACAAGTGGCCGCAGgaactcatcttcatcggccGCAACCTGCGCATCGTCCAGGGGAACAACCAGTTCCTCGGCTCGCCGGTCAACCGTGTCAAGATCACGGGCATGTGGGCGTCCCGCGCGCTCGTTGAGTCGCCCGATCTGCCCTGGTCCGAGAAACTTGCGAACCTCGGCCGGCATCTCCTCTTCCGCGTCGTGCTCTTCAGCAGcgatctcttcttctactttACCAAGGTGCGGCAGCTCCTGCATCTGGGCGGCGGCATGGAGGATGATATcgagaagcagatgaaggATATGGCCAAGGATATGGGGGTGGATTTGAACCAGAGCATTTTCGAGGGCTAG